CCGACAAGAGTCTTCGGCGACTGTTCCTGGAGGAGTTCGTCGGGGAGCTAGACGTCTCTGGCGACGAGAGCATCGACGCCACCGTTGGACTTCGTCGGGCCGAAGAACTCTACGACAGGGTCTTCTTCGAATACGGCGACGACAGCGTGGCCCAGTTAGGGGGCGTGCACCTGGCCTGTGAACAGGCCTCCAACATACTCACCAAGATCCTCGAATGGGGTCGGCTCATGGCCTATCTCGAGCAGTCCACTCGATACATCGCGTACGACTCACGGCTCGGAGGACGATTTCGCTACTACCGGGACCCGGAAGTCCTGTCCTCGGCGCTGGGAGCCCGATACATCTCGGACATGGACCGTCTGTTCGAGGTCTATGCCGACCTGGTTCGAGACATGACTGACCATTTCCGCAGCCGAGTGCCGAAGTCCGAAGGCGACTCCGACTTCATCTACCGCCAGGCCGTAGCCGCCAAGGCATTCGACGCGGTCCGCGGCGTGCTTCCAGCGGCCTCGCTGTCAAACGTAGGGATCTACGGAACCGGACAGGCTTACGAAGCCCTCCTGGTCCGGATGCGGGCCCACCCTCTACCCGAAGCTCGCAGCTACGCCGAGATGATCCTCAGCGAACTACGCAAGGTGATCCCGTCCTTCCTCAAGCGGGTGGACCTCCCGGACCGAGGGGAGGAGGCAGGCCGCTACGGAGCGGACATCCGAGAGCGCTTGGAGGACTTGGCCGAGGGCCTGTTCGCCGACGGCGACCCGGTGGCCGGCTCCCCGGTCGTGGATCTCACCGACTTTGACCCGGATGGCGAAGTGAAACTGGTAGCCGCCGCCCTCTACCCAGTTACCAATCGCTCCGACCGGGAGGTGGAGGCCAAAGTTCGGGGGATGAGCGTAGAGGAGCG
The sequence above is drawn from the Acidimicrobiales bacterium genome and encodes:
- a CDS encoding FAD-dependent thymidylate synthase; amino-acid sequence: MTTYPSEDFSTAEADVLRRYFTNLDQPVFALVNLPEVVKGALFARYSRSDKSLRRLFLEEFVGELDVSGDESIDATVGLRRAEELYDRVFFEYGDDSVAQLGGVHLACEQASNILTKILEWGRLMAYLEQSTRYIAYDSRLGGRFRYYRDPEVLSSALGARYISDMDRLFEVYADLVRDMTDHFRSRVPKSEGDSDFIYRQAVAAKAFDAVRGVLPAASLSNVGIYGTGQAYEALLVRMRAHPLPEARSYAEMILSELRKVIPSFLKRVDLPDRGEEAGRYGADIRERLEDLAEGLFADGDPVAGSPVVDLTDFDPDGEVKLVAAALYPVTNRSDREVEAKVRGMSVEERLSVLRAFVGDRKNRRHRPGRALERPTYRFDILSDYGAFRDLQRHRMLTLDWQRLCCDHGFVRPPEVDEAGVGARFDAAMERSHDLHEALREPFPEQAPYAVSLAYRVRYLMHMNAREAMHVLELRSTPQGHPAYRQIAQQMHRLIADEAGHHAVAEMMSYVDHTTEPELERLEAERRAEQKRLALGNT